The DNA sequence TCGTGCCATGCATGACCCCCCGCGAGAGGTGGCAGCGATATTTAACCCAGTCTAGGAGGCTGCTGGGATCCGCATAATCCTGTTTAGCAAGTAATTGCGTTAACTCCAGCCAGGTCGTGTTTTGGGTTTCCCACAGCTCAGATGTAATCCGTCCACGAATCGCTCGTGCGTTTTCACGCGCGGCGCGCAAGCAAGACACGATACTCGATGGATTATTCGCATCAGCGATCATGAACCGCAAAATGGATTCCTGATTCATCTGCGAGTGGCTCGCGAGGAATGCCGGTTCTAATTTAGAGATGGTCAATAACTTACGCCAACTTTGGTCTCGGTATTCAGAGGGTTGCGGTAGCAAAGAGGTTTGATAGTTCACATCGAGCATGCGCGCGGTATTCTCAGCCCGCTCGGTATAGCGAGCCATCCAGTAGAGGCAATCGGCGGTGCGGCTTAACATGGATTAATCCTCCAGTACCCAAGTATCTTTGGTGCCACCACCTTGTGAAGAGTTCACCACCAAAGAACCCTCCTTGAGGGCAACGCGAGTTAAGCCTCCCGGAACCATCTTGATGGTTTTGCCAGAGAGCACAAAAGGTCGTAGATCAATATGGCGCGGGGCAATTCCAGACTCAACAAAGGTTGGACAGGTTGATAGAGATAGCGTCGGTTGAGCAATATATTGATCTGGATGTTGAATTAAGTTCGCTCGAAAGCGCTCAATTTCCTCTTTGGTGGATGCTGGACCTACCAGCATGCCATAGCCACCAGCGCCATGAGTTTCTTTGACGACCAGCTCATCAAGATGAGCCAAGGTGTAAGCCAGATCTTCGGCCTTGCGGCATTGATAAGTCGGTACATTGTTAAGAATCGGCTTTTCACCTAAGTAGAACTCAATCATTTGCGGCACATACGGATAAATGGATTTATCGTCCGCAATTCCAGTGCCAATCGCGTTGGCTAGAGTGATATTGCCCGCACGATAGGCATTGAGTAAGCCGGCTACGCCTAAAGCAGAATCGGATCGAAATGCTAAGGGATCTAAAAAGTCGTCATCAATACGTCGATAGATTACATCGACCCGCTGAGGCCCTTGGGTGGTTCGCATGAACACTTCTTCATCTTTGACATAAAGGTCCTTACCTTCGACTAGTTCGACACCCATTTGTTGAGCAAGGTAAGTATGTTCAAAGTAGGCCGAGTTAAACATGCCTGGGGTGAGAACAACCACATTTGGTTTTTTTACTCCCTCGGGCTTGACGGACTTCAGGCATTCCAACAGAAGGTCAGGGTAGTGCTCTACAGGAGCAACTCGATAGCGCTGGAATAG is a window from the Polynucleobacter sp. HIN11 genome containing:
- a CDS encoding circularly permuted type 2 ATP-grasp protein; this translates as MKTPYDEMFDVHGAARPHYAIFQQWLTEQSDALMALKRAEADLIFRRVGITFAVYGDDLGTERTIPFDQVPRIFTAEEWSTLEAGLRQRVTALNHFIHDVYHDEAIIKAGIIPGEQIFNNAQYRPEMRYIDVPRNIYAQIAGIDIVRAGAGEFYVLEDNLRVPSGVSYMVEDRKMMMRLFPDLFQRYRVAPVEHYPDLLLECLKSVKPEGVKKPNVVVLTPGMFNSAYFEHTYLAQQMGVELVEGKDLYVKDEEVFMRTTQGPQRVDVIYRRIDDDFLDPLAFRSDSALGVAGLLNAYRAGNITLANAIGTGIADDKSIYPYVPQMIEFYLGEKPILNNVPTYQCRKAEDLAYTLAHLDELVVKETHGAGGYGMLVGPASTKEEIERFRANLIQHPDQYIAQPTLSLSTCPTFVESGIAPRHIDLRPFVLSGKTIKMVPGGLTRVALKEGSLVVNSSQGGGTKDTWVLED